One genomic segment of Capricornis sumatraensis isolate serow.1 chromosome 6, serow.2, whole genome shotgun sequence includes these proteins:
- the LOC138080840 gene encoding interferon omega-1-like — MAFVLSLLMALVLVSYGQGGSLGCDLSQKHVLVGRKNIRLLGKMTRLPPHLCLQDRKDFAFPQEMVEGGQLQEAQAISVLHEMLQQSFNLFHTERSSAAWDTTLLKQLRKGLLDQLVDLDACLGQDMGEEDSALGRTGPTLAMKRYFQGIHFYLQEKGYSDCAWETVRVEIMSSLSSSTSLQERLRMMDGDVNSP; from the coding sequence ATGGCCTTCGTGCTCTCTCTACTCATGGCCCTGGTGCTGGTCAGCTACGGCCAGGGAGGATCCCTGGGCTGCGACCTGTCTCAGAAACACGTGCTGGTTGGCAGGAAGAACATCAGGCTCCTGGGCAAAATGACGAGACTCCCCCCTCACTTGTGTCTGCAGGACAGAAAAGACTTCGCTTtcccccaggagatggtggagggtgGCCAGCTCCAGGAGGCCCAGGCCATCTCTGTGCTCCATGAGATGCTCCAGCAGAGCTTCAACCTCTTCCACACAGAGCGCTCCTCTGCTGCCTGGGACACCACCCTCCTGAAGCAGCTCCGCAAAGGACTCCTGGACCAGCTTGTCGACCTGGACGCCTGCCTGGGGCAGGATATGGGAGAGGAAGACTCTGCCCTGGGAAGGACGGGCCCCACCCTGGCCATGAAGAGGTACTTCCAGGGCATCCATTTCTACCTGCAAGAGAAGGGATACAGCGACTGCGCCTGGGAAACCGTCAGAGTGGAAATCATGAGTTCCTTGTCTTCATCAACCAGCTTGCAAGAAAGGCTAAGAATGATGGATGGAGACGTGAACTCACCTTGA